Proteins from a single region of Natrinema amylolyticum:
- a CDS encoding fumarylacetoacetate hydrolase family protein, producing MQFVRFATSGGVRWGVTVDDQSYALDRFGEPTIEDLATPGYRRRVRRAVETGELPEIDEPEDRLAPIPSVEQIICIGLNYFDHAEEQDEEIPDKPMLFAKSPSSVTDPDAPIVHPEDVEQVDYEVELGVVIGRTACDVSADEAEEYVAGYTVVNDVSARDAQFEDGQFFRGKSYDTFAPMGPALTAPEAIDANDADVELRVNGEVKQESSTAEFIFDVGDAIEYLSHRMTLQPGTVISTGTPGGVGIFRDPPELLSPGDTVEAEVEGIGTLENHVVGE from the coding sequence ATGCAATTCGTTCGATTCGCGACCAGCGGTGGCGTCCGCTGGGGCGTTACCGTCGACGACCAGTCGTACGCGCTGGACCGTTTCGGAGAACCGACGATCGAGGACCTCGCGACGCCGGGCTACCGTCGCCGCGTCCGCCGCGCCGTCGAGACGGGGGAACTCCCGGAAATCGACGAGCCCGAGGACCGGCTGGCCCCGATCCCGTCGGTCGAGCAGATCATCTGTATCGGGCTGAACTACTTCGATCACGCCGAAGAGCAGGACGAGGAGATCCCGGACAAGCCGATGCTCTTCGCGAAATCGCCCTCGAGCGTCACCGATCCCGACGCGCCGATCGTCCATCCCGAGGACGTCGAGCAGGTCGACTACGAGGTCGAACTCGGCGTCGTCATCGGTCGGACCGCCTGCGACGTCTCGGCCGACGAGGCCGAGGAGTACGTCGCGGGCTACACGGTCGTCAACGACGTCAGCGCGCGCGACGCCCAGTTCGAGGACGGCCAGTTCTTCCGGGGTAAGAGCTACGACACGTTCGCACCGATGGGGCCGGCCCTGACCGCACCCGAAGCGATCGACGCCAACGACGCCGACGTCGAACTTCGGGTCAACGGCGAGGTGAAACAGGAGTCCTCGACCGCGGAGTTCATCTTTGACGTCGGCGACGCCATCGAGTACCTCAGTCACAGAATGACCCTGCAGCCGGGCACCGTCATTTCGACCGGCACGCCGGGCGGCGTCGGCATCTTCCGCGATCCGCCGGAACTGCTCTCACCGGGCGACACGGTCGAAGCCGAGGTCGAGGGCATCGGCACGCTCGAGAACCACGTCGTCGGCGAGTAA
- a CDS encoding LUD domain-containing protein, with the protein MASERSRKADRIRHVMETEGDSVERNARGFNEGRYESVARLEDYDAYKDRARAIKEDAIERLPELIEQVREAVEANGGTVYVADDAADANRYVRELARERAAETVVKSKSMTTEEIDLNEHLEAEDCEVWETDLGEFVLQVADEAPSHLVAPAIHQSREEIAALFNEYFEPEEELETAEELTAFAREYLGERIEDADIGVTGANFVTADTGTMALVTSEGNARKTVAVPDTHVAVAGVEKVIPTFEDLQPFVELIARSGTGQDITSYVSLFSPPVSTPPVDFDDDEPIADDPAERDFHLVLLDNGRMDMRDDDQLRETLYCIRCSACANSCANFQSVGGHVFGGETYSGGIATGWEAGVHGQESADEFNDLCTGCSRCVNQCPVKIDIPWINTVVRDRRNRGAEGGELDFLVEGLTPDEEPAGLDLQKRFFGNFSTLAKLGSATAPVSNWVADTLPSRALMERVIGVDRRRDLPEFERETFVEWFRNRDEPRPVDADYHAVVYPDLYTNYIRTDRGKAAVRTLEALGVAVEVPDVASSGRAPLSQGMIATAEDHARDVAADLESHLEAGYDVVVIEPSDLAMFRGEYERLLDADRYEALAERSYEVFEYVYGLLENGADPAPLRGVDAGGVGADIAYHSHCQQRTLELEAYTTDVLDRLGYDVLTSDVECCGMAGSFGYKSEYYELSMDVGDRLREQFESPDAADRTVVASGTSCLEQLDGLLARRPRHPISLVAPDESE; encoded by the coding sequence ATGGCGAGCGAGCGATCCCGGAAAGCCGATCGGATCCGGCACGTCATGGAAACGGAGGGCGACAGCGTCGAGCGCAACGCCCGCGGATTCAACGAGGGGCGATACGAGTCCGTCGCCCGACTCGAGGACTACGACGCGTACAAGGACCGAGCGCGGGCTATCAAGGAAGACGCGATCGAACGCCTTCCCGAGCTGATCGAGCAGGTGCGCGAGGCGGTCGAGGCGAACGGCGGGACTGTCTACGTTGCCGACGATGCCGCCGACGCGAACCGGTACGTCCGCGAACTCGCCCGCGAGCGGGCGGCCGAGACCGTCGTCAAGTCGAAATCGATGACGACCGAGGAGATCGACCTCAACGAGCACCTAGAGGCCGAGGACTGCGAGGTCTGGGAGACCGATCTGGGCGAGTTCGTTCTGCAGGTGGCCGACGAAGCGCCCAGTCACCTCGTCGCGCCGGCGATCCACCAGTCGCGCGAGGAGATCGCCGCCCTGTTCAACGAGTACTTCGAACCCGAGGAGGAACTCGAGACGGCCGAGGAGCTGACCGCGTTCGCGCGGGAGTACCTCGGCGAGCGGATCGAGGACGCGGACATCGGCGTGACCGGCGCGAACTTCGTGACGGCGGACACGGGGACGATGGCGCTGGTAACCAGCGAGGGCAACGCCCGCAAGACCGTCGCCGTGCCCGACACGCACGTCGCGGTGGCGGGCGTCGAGAAGGTAATCCCGACGTTCGAGGACCTCCAGCCGTTCGTCGAACTGATCGCGCGCTCGGGGACGGGACAGGACATCACCTCCTACGTCTCTCTCTTCTCGCCGCCGGTCTCGACGCCGCCGGTCGATTTCGATGACGACGAGCCGATCGCCGACGATCCGGCCGAGCGGGACTTCCATCTCGTCTTGCTGGACAACGGCCGGATGGATATGCGCGACGACGACCAGCTCCGGGAGACCCTCTACTGTATCCGGTGTTCCGCCTGTGCGAACTCGTGTGCGAACTTCCAGTCCGTCGGCGGCCACGTCTTCGGCGGCGAGACCTATTCGGGCGGGATCGCGACCGGCTGGGAGGCCGGCGTCCACGGTCAGGAGTCGGCCGACGAGTTCAACGACCTCTGTACCGGCTGCTCGCGGTGTGTCAACCAGTGTCCGGTGAAGATCGACATCCCGTGGATCAACACGGTCGTCCGGGATCGGCGCAATCGCGGGGCCGAAGGCGGAGAGCTCGACTTCCTGGTCGAGGGACTCACTCCGGACGAGGAGCCCGCAGGCCTCGACCTGCAAAAGCGCTTCTTCGGTAACTTCTCGACGCTCGCGAAACTCGGATCCGCGACCGCACCCGTATCGAACTGGGTCGCGGACACGCTGCCCTCGCGAGCGCTCATGGAACGGGTCATCGGCGTCGACCGCCGCCGTGACCTGCCCGAATTCGAGCGCGAGACGTTCGTCGAGTGGTTCCGGAACCGGGACGAGCCCCGGCCTGTCGACGCCGACTACCACGCCGTCGTCTACCCCGACCTCTACACGAACTACATCCGGACCGACCGCGGGAAGGCGGCCGTCCGAACGCTCGAGGCGCTGGGCGTCGCGGTCGAAGTCCCCGACGTCGCCTCATCCGGTCGCGCGCCGCTCTCCCAAGGGATGATCGCCACCGCTGAAGACCACGCTCGCGACGTCGCCGCCGACCTCGAGTCCCACCTCGAGGCGGGCTACGACGTCGTCGTGATCGAACCCAGCGACCTCGCCATGTTCCGCGGCGAGTACGAGCGACTCCTCGACGCGGACCGCTACGAGGCCCTCGCCGAGCGCAGCTACGAGGTCTTCGAGTACGTTTACGGCCTCCTCGAGAACGGGGCCGATCCGGCCCCGTTGCGTGGCGTCGACGCGGGCGGCGTCGGAGCCGACATCGCGTACCACTCCCACTGCCAGCAACGAACGCTCGAACTCGAGGCCTACACGACGGACGTCCTCGACCGATTGGGGTACGACGTCCTCACCTCCGACGTCGAGTGCTGTGGCATGGCGGGGAGCTTCGGCTACAAGAGCGAGTACTACGAACTGAGTATGGACGTCGGCGACCGACTCAGAGAGCAGTTCGAGTCGCCAGACGCCGCCGATCGAACGGTCGTCGCGAGCGGGACGTCGTGTCTCGAGCAACTGGACGGGCTCCTCGCCCGTCGGCCGCGCCACCCGATCTCGCTCGTCGCACCGGACGAGTCCGAGTGA